Proteins from a single region of Eremothecium gossypii ATCC 10895 chromosome VI, complete sequence:
- the YRA1 gene encoding RNA-binding protein YRA1 (Syntenic homolog of Saccharomyces cerevisiae YDR381W (YRA1); 1-intron): MSANLDKALDEIIDSQKKPVRRPNKNAPRKVAKSVTAGRRRGPAAGVRKSVPVERATSMLEAAYATKVNVEGLPRDIKEDAVRDFFRSSVGGLQRVLLSYNERGNSTGMATLTFANAEKAREAVKKFNGAPIDGGKSRLRLNLIVDPTRKPLAARIAPVAKGPERSLRVARPDPAVRRDTRAPTKKAVAAKAQKRKPKPQKKSLEQLDQEMADYFDEAKK; encoded by the exons ATGTCTGCCAACTTGGACAAAGCCCTAGACGAAATTATCGACTCCCAGAAGAAGCCGGTGCGCAGGCCTAACAAGAATGCCCCCAGAAAGGTGGCCAAGAGCGTGACGGccggccggcggcgcggacCAGCTGCGGGTGTGCGGAAGAGCGTTCCCGTGGAGCGCGCAACCAGCATGCTGGAAGCCGCATACGCAACGAAAGTCAACGTGGAGGGGCTGCCTAGAGACATTAAGGAGGACGCTGTCAGA GATTTCTTTAGAAGTAGTGTTGGAGGCTTGCAGAGAGTTCTGCTAAGCTACAACGAGCGCGGGAACTCGACCGGTATGGCGACGCTCACGTTTGCCAACGCCGAGAAGGCGCGCGAGGCGGTCAAGAAGTTCAACGGCGCCCCCATCGATGGCGGCAAGTCCCGCTTGCGCTTGAACCTCATTGTCGACCCCACGCGCAAGCCCCTGGCCGCCCGTATTGCTCCTGTCGCCAAGGGCCCCGAGAGATCGCTGCGTGTCGCCAGGCCAGACCCCGCTGTCAGGCGCGACACCCGCGCGCCCACCAAGAAGGCCGTCGCCGCGAAGGCCCAGAAGAGAAAGCCCAAGCCTCAGAAAAAGTCGTTGGAGCAGCTCGACCAGGAGATGGCCGACTACTTCGACGAGGCCAAGAAGTAG